The Candidatus Krumholzibacteriia bacterium genomic sequence CGATTGGCGGGTCACCGACCCGGACGCGCCCTTCGAAGGGCCGTCGTACAACTCACCGTCGACCTTCCTTCCGAACCCCGAGTTGGAGCTCACCGTGGATGACCTCCAGGGGGCGATCCGCGCCGTCGCGGTGATCGACGTCTGGGGGGGGCACGTCGGGACGATCGGCAAGCAATTCCGGCTGAACGACAGCACCTGGATCGACGTGCCCGACATCGAGAACACGCCGAGTTCTCCGGAGTGCTACGTGCATCAGGTGTCGCTCGAGGTGGAGGTGCCGCTGGAGCACCTCGTCGAGGGCATGAACGTGCTCGAAGGCACATCGGGGCCGCAGACCTGCTTCGATTTCGGCTGGGGCCAGTGGGGCTGGTACGGGTTCATGCTGCGGATCTACTACGACCCCTTGCAGAAGGCGGCTCCGGCCGGGAACATCGTGTCTCCGGCCGACGGCGGAGTGCTGCGCGAGAATCCGATGTTCGAGATCGAGGCCATGAGTCCCGTGGGAGTCACCCGGGTCGACCTCGTCGGTCTGTACGACGCCTACGACGCCGACGGCGACGGCGTGTACCGTGAATGGCAGCAGAACTACCACCGCCCGACGAAGAACGATCCCTCGATGGTCGTGCGCGACCACATGGGAACCGCGACCACCGCGCCGCACCGGGTCACATGGGACACCCAGTGGATCCCGGATCAGGACCCGGAATCGATCGAGGCCGTCGCGCGCATCCGCGACTCCAGTGGACTGTGGTTCGTGACCGACCGGGTGACCGGGCTGTCCCTGGACCGCCCCGGAGTGGATGTCCGTCTGTACCGGCCGAGCGACGTTCCGAGGAGCTACTGGGTCAGGGCCGGGCGGACGAGATCGAGCACCGTCCAGATCGCCTCGTCGCACGATCTGACCGACGTCCAGACCGCCCGCCTGCTCACCCGGACCTGGAACGGAATCGCGGGGCAGTCCGAGCCGGGCGAGGACCACTGGACGCGCGTGAACGGGTGGACCACGCCGACCTACGGCGTAGACCACTTCTACGCGTTCGATCAGGTGGAACTGCCGGTGGGAATCCTGGCGAACGGGACCAACCAGATCGAGTACTACGCCGAGTCGACGCACCACGGCGTCGAGGTGCTCTGGCCGGGCCCGGCCGTGGTCGCTCGCTTCGAGGATTTCTCGGACGTCGCCGCGTACGTGTCCGACGCTCCCGACGACGCCATGGTGGTCGAGGGTCAGTCGGCGACGTTCTCGGTGAGCACGCTCGGTGCCGAGCCGACCACCTACCAGTGGCAGCGCGACGGAGTGGACATCGAGGGCGCCACCGACCCGACGTTCACGACTCCGCCCACGACCGCGGCGGACGACGGCGCGCGTTACCGGTGCGTGGTGTCCAACGCCTTCGGGGGCGAGTCCAGCCCCGAGGCGACGCTGACGGTTCTCGTGCCCGGCCCGCGGGTGACCGACGGACAGCTGGTCCTCTACACGTTCGAAGAGGCCGGTGGCGACACGGTGTTCGACCGCTCGGGAACGGAGAGCCCGGCGGATCTCGTGATCGAGGACACCTCCGCCGTGACGTGGTCCGATGGTGCCCTGACGGTGGACGGTTCCACCGTGATCTCGACGTCGGATCCACCCTCGAAGGTCATCGACGCGGCGCGAGCGAGCAACGCCTTCACCATCGAGGCCTGGATCGAGCCTGCGAACACCTCCCAGACCGGTCCGGCGCGCATTCTCACGCTGTCTTCGGGGCCCTTCGCGCGCAACTTCCTGCTCGGGCAGGGGGTGTTCGGGGGAGCCTCCGACGTGTTCGACGTGCGGTTCCGGTCGACCGGGACCGATGCGAACGGACAACCCTCGCTGACGTCTCCCGAGGGATCCCTGGAGACACTCGCGAGCCACGTGGTCTTCACGCGTCGCCCGAGTGGGACGACGTCGATCTTCGTCGATGGCGTGGAAGTCGCCCGCGGCACGAACCCGGGTGACCTGTCGAACTGGGACGAGACCTTCCGTCTGGCGCTCGGCAACGAACTCTCGGGCGACCGGCCGTGGTCGGGGACCTTCGACCTGATCGCCCTCTTCGGTCGGGCCCTCAGCAGTGAGGAAGTCGTCCAGAATTTCGCGGCGGGTCCCGCACCGACCGGGCAGGCGACATCGACTCCGCCGGCGCGTGGCTTCGATCTCGCCATGAACCGCCCGAATCCGTTCAACCCGCGTACGTCGATCTCCTTCGAACTTCCGGCCGCGGCAGAGGTCTCGCTCGCCGTCTTCGACCTCCGTGGTCGTCGGATCATCGATCTCGTTCGCTCTCGGCGCGAGGCGGGCGTACACCACGTGGTCTGGGACGGGCGCGACGCGCGCGGCAGTGGTGTTTCCAGCGGCGTCTATCTCTACCGGATCGACGCGGTGACCGATGACGGGCGCACCTTCCGTCATGCGCGGCGGATGACCCTGCTCGAGTGATCCTTCGACTCTTCGTCAGACCGAGAAGGGCCCGGCCATCGGCAGATGGTCGGGCCTTCGTCTGCCGGTCGGGTGACCTTGCATGGGGTCGGTGCCTCCACCGCGTCTTCGGCGTCGTCGGGGTCGTGCCCGGAGGGGCGGGCCTGGGCAGAACCCCGACCGTCTTCCGGCCGCTGCTCCGGGACATCGGCGAAGTGGTCTCGCGTGCTGCGGAGCGCTCGCGGACGGCGGCAGCCACCCTGGACACCCCGCCCACCCTTGACTAGCCTCACCGGATCGCCGGCGCCGACCCCACACGCCGGCCGCGCACCCACGACGCCCGCAGGCGGGAGCCCGATCCATGGCCATCGACGAACCCACCCCGACCGACGCCTCCGGCGCCGACCGGCCCGCACGCGACTTCATCCGCGAACGCATCCGCGAAGACCTGGCGAAGGGCGCCAACGGCGGCCGTGTCCACACGCGCTTCCCACCCGAGCCGAACGGCTACCTGCACATCGGCCACGCCAAGAGCATCACACTGAACTTCGGCGTGGCCGAGGAGTTCGGCGGTAAGTGCAACCTGCGCTTCGACGACACCAATCCTCTGAAGGAAGAAGAGGAGTACGTCGAGTCGATCAAGCGCGACATCCACTGGCTGGGTTTCGACTGGGACGACCGCGAGTACCACGCCAGCGACTACTTCGATCAGCTCTACGAGTGGGCGCAGCACCTGGTCCGCGAGGGCAAGGCCTACGTCGACGAACAGTCGCTCGACGAGGTCCGCGCCACGCGGGGCACGGTGAAGGAACCGGGAACGCCGAGTCCCTGGCGCGACCGCCCGCCGGAGGAATCGCTCGACCTGCTCGAGCGCATGAAGCGGGGCGAGTTCGAAGAAGGCCGCTACGTCCTGCGCGCGAAGATCGACATGGCGGCCAAGAACATGCAG encodes the following:
- a CDS encoding LamG-like jellyroll fold domain-containing protein → MRSQWTRWFLLSTLLIVVSGETAHAQYSEADTLAAVAPGLVYREYSRIMTGNDWRVTDPDAPFEGPSYNSPSTFLPNPELELTVDDLQGAIRAVAVIDVWGGHVGTIGKQFRLNDSTWIDVPDIENTPSSPECYVHQVSLEVEVPLEHLVEGMNVLEGTSGPQTCFDFGWGQWGWYGFMLRIYYDPLQKAAPAGNIVSPADGGVLRENPMFEIEAMSPVGVTRVDLVGLYDAYDADGDGVYREWQQNYHRPTKNDPSMVVRDHMGTATTAPHRVTWDTQWIPDQDPESIEAVARIRDSSGLWFVTDRVTGLSLDRPGVDVRLYRPSDVPRSYWVRAGRTRSSTVQIASSHDLTDVQTARLLTRTWNGIAGQSEPGEDHWTRVNGWTTPTYGVDHFYAFDQVELPVGILANGTNQIEYYAESTHHGVEVLWPGPAVVARFEDFSDVAAYVSDAPDDAMVVEGQSATFSVSTLGAEPTTYQWQRDGVDIEGATDPTFTTPPTTAADDGARYRCVVSNAFGGESSPEATLTVLVPGPRVTDGQLVLYTFEEAGGDTVFDRSGTESPADLVIEDTSAVTWSDGALTVDGSTVISTSDPPSKVIDAARASNAFTIEAWIEPANTSQTGPARILTLSSGPFARNFLLGQGVFGGASDVFDVRFRSTGTDANGQPSLTSPEGSLETLASHVVFTRRPSGTTSIFVDGVEVARGTNPGDLSNWDETFRLALGNELSGDRPWSGTFDLIALFGRALSSEEVVQNFAAGPAPTGQATSTPPARGFDLAMNRPNPFNPRTSISFELPAAAEVSLAVFDLRGRRIIDLVRSRREAGVHHVVWDGRDARGSGVSSGVYLYRIDAVTDDGRTFRHARRMTLLE